The bacterium nucleotide sequence CCTCACCGGTTATCTCAAATGGTTCCCCCATGAGCGGCTGCAGATCCTCGGCAAGACCGAGATCCACTACCTCAAGACCCTCAAACCCGCCCAGCGCAAGAAGATCCTCACGACCCTCATGTCCTACCGCTTGCCCTGCGTGGTGGTGACCCACAAGATGGCGGTCCCCAAGGAAATGCTGGAGGAGGCCCGCAAGCACAAGATCCCGGTCCTTTCCACCCCGACCCCGACCACCAAGTTCGTCTCCGAGATCTCGGTCTTCCTCGAGGAGGAATTCGCGCCCGAGACCACCATCCACGGCACCCTGCTGGACGTCTATGGGGTGGGCATCCTCCTTTTGGGCGATTCGGGCATCGGCAAGAGCGAGTGCGCGCTGGACCTGGTGGAGCGGGGCCACCGCCTGGTGGCCGACGACCTGGTCTACATCAAACGGCTGGCCAACCGCATCCTCATGGGGGCCCGCTCCGAGATCATCAAGCACCACATGGAGATCCGGGGCCTGGGGATCATCAACGTGGAGAGCCTCTTCGGCGTGGGCGCCATCCGCGACAAGAAGCGCATC carries:
- the hprK gene encoding HPr(Ser) kinase/phosphatase, which produces MKKISVESFFQQSKERLRLTPVVEEGMGDRYIVSVDINRMGMALTGYLKWFPHERLQILGKTEIHYLKTLKPAQRKKILTTLMSYRLPCVVVTHKMAVPKEMLEEARKHKIPVLSTPTPTTKFVSEISVFLEEEFAPETTIHGTLLDVYGVGILLLGDSGIGKSECALDLVERGHRLVADDLVYIKRLANRILMGARSEIIKHHMEIRGLGIINVESLFGVGAIRDKKRIELVIRLEEWDNKKEYDRLGLTPSTHKIFDVEIPMFLIPVRPGRNLAVIIEVAAMNNRLMKLGYFTAQEFADRVTRIMADEKGRGLPGSKAAD